In the genome of Streptomyces sp. NBC_00237, one region contains:
- the xdhB gene encoding xanthine dehydrogenase molybdopterin binding subunit: protein MSHLSERPEKPVVGVSMPHESAYQHVTGTALYTDDLVHRTKDVLHAYPVQVMKAHGLITALRTEPALAVPGVVRVLTGADVPGVNDAGMKHDEPLFPDEVMFYGHAVAWVLGETLEAARLGAAAVEVELDEKPAVVTVGEAIAAESFHGARPHMETGDVDAGFADSAHVFTGEFTFAGQEHFYLETHAALALIDEGGQLFIQSSTQHPSETQEIVSHVLGVPSHEITVQCLRMGGGFGGKEMQPHGFAAVAALGAKLTGRPVRFRLNRTQDLTMSGKRHGFHASWKIGFDAEGRIQALDATLTADGGWSLDLSEPVLARALCHIDNTYWIPNARVNGRIAKTNTVSNTAFRGFGGPQGMLVIEDILGRVAPLLGLDPIELRERNFYRPGQGQTTPYGQLVTQADRISAVWEQVKENSELADRKREIAAFNAAHPHTKRALALTGIKFGISFNLTAFNQGGALVLIYKDGSVLINHGGTEMGQGLHTKMMQVAATTLGIPLHKVRLAPTRTDKVPNTSATAASAGADLNGGAIKNACEQLRDRLHQVAGTQLGGNASDVRIVEGVARVLGSDKELAWEDLVRTAYFQRVQLSAAGFYRTEGLHWDAKAFRGTPFKYFSNGAAATEVEVDGFTGAYRIRRVDIVHDVGDSLSPMIDIGQVEGGFVQGAGWLTLEDLRWDTSEGPHRGRLQTQAASTYKLPSFSEMPEEFNVTLMENATEEGAVYGSKAVGEPPLMLAFSVREALRQAAAAFGPAGASVELASPATPEAVYWAIESVREGDDGAEAPSTTTALSNA, encoded by the coding sequence ATGAGTCACCTGTCCGAACGCCCCGAGAAGCCCGTCGTCGGCGTCTCGATGCCGCACGAGAGCGCCTACCAGCACGTCACCGGCACCGCGCTCTACACCGACGACCTGGTCCACCGCACCAAGGACGTCCTGCACGCCTACCCGGTCCAGGTGATGAAGGCCCACGGCCTGATCACCGCCCTGCGCACCGAGCCCGCGCTCGCGGTGCCCGGCGTGGTCCGCGTCCTGACCGGCGCGGACGTGCCCGGCGTGAACGACGCGGGCATGAAGCACGATGAGCCGCTCTTCCCCGACGAGGTCATGTTCTACGGCCACGCCGTCGCCTGGGTCCTCGGCGAGACCCTGGAGGCGGCCCGCCTGGGCGCTGCGGCCGTCGAGGTCGAACTCGACGAGAAGCCCGCCGTCGTCACCGTGGGCGAGGCCATCGCGGCCGAGAGCTTCCACGGCGCACGCCCCCACATGGAGACCGGTGACGTCGACGCCGGTTTCGCCGACTCCGCGCACGTGTTCACCGGTGAGTTCACCTTCGCCGGGCAGGAGCACTTCTACCTGGAGACGCACGCCGCGCTCGCCCTGATCGACGAGGGCGGACAGCTCTTCATCCAGTCCAGCACCCAGCACCCCTCCGAGACCCAGGAGATCGTCTCCCACGTCCTCGGGGTCCCGTCCCACGAGATCACCGTGCAGTGCCTGCGGATGGGCGGCGGCTTCGGCGGCAAGGAGATGCAGCCGCACGGCTTCGCGGCCGTCGCCGCGCTCGGCGCGAAGCTGACGGGCCGTCCGGTCCGCTTCCGCCTCAACCGCACCCAGGACCTCACCATGTCCGGCAAGCGGCACGGCTTCCACGCCTCCTGGAAGATCGGCTTCGACGCCGAGGGCCGCATCCAGGCCCTCGACGCGACGCTGACCGCCGACGGCGGCTGGAGCCTGGACCTCTCCGAGCCGGTGCTCGCCCGCGCACTGTGCCACATCGACAACACGTACTGGATTCCCAACGCACGGGTCAACGGCCGCATCGCGAAGACCAACACGGTCTCCAACACGGCCTTCCGAGGCTTCGGCGGCCCCCAGGGCATGCTCGTCATCGAGGACATCCTCGGCCGCGTCGCCCCGCTGCTCGGCCTGGACCCGATCGAGCTGCGCGAGCGCAACTTCTACCGGCCCGGCCAGGGCCAGACGACGCCGTACGGCCAGCTCGTCACGCAGGCCGACCGGATCTCCGCCGTCTGGGAACAGGTCAAGGAGAACAGCGAACTCGCCGACCGCAAGCGCGAGATCGCCGCGTTCAACGCAGCGCACCCGCACACCAAGCGGGCGCTGGCGCTCACCGGCATCAAGTTCGGCATCTCGTTCAACCTCACCGCCTTCAACCAGGGCGGCGCGCTCGTACTGATCTACAAGGACGGCTCCGTCCTGATCAACCACGGCGGCACCGAGATGGGCCAGGGCCTGCACACCAAGATGATGCAGGTCGCGGCCACCACGCTCGGCATCCCCCTCCACAAGGTGCGCCTGGCTCCGACGCGTACGGACAAGGTCCCCAACACCTCCGCCACGGCGGCCAGTGCGGGCGCGGACCTCAACGGCGGGGCGATCAAGAACGCCTGCGAGCAGCTGCGCGACCGCCTGCACCAGGTGGCGGGCACCCAGCTCGGCGGCAACGCCTCGGACGTGCGCATCGTCGAGGGCGTCGCCCGGGTCCTGGGCAGCGACAAGGAGCTGGCCTGGGAGGACCTGGTGCGCACCGCGTACTTCCAGCGGGTCCAGCTCTCGGCAGCCGGTTTCTACCGGACGGAGGGGCTGCACTGGGACGCCAAGGCTTTCCGGGGCACCCCCTTCAAGTACTTCTCCAACGGCGCCGCCGCGACCGAGGTCGAGGTGGACGGCTTCACCGGGGCGTACCGGATCCGCCGCGTGGACATCGTCCACGACGTCGGCGACAGCCTCTCCCCAATGATCGACATCGGTCAGGTCGAGGGCGGGTTCGTGCAGGGCGCGGGCTGGCTGACGCTGGAGGACCTGCGCTGGGACACCAGCGAAGGACCGCACCGGGGCCGTCTCCAGACGCAGGCCGCGAGCACGTACAAGCTCCCGAGCTTCTCGGAGATGCCGGAGGAGTTCAACGTCACCCTGATGGAGAACGCCACCGAGGAAGGCGCGGTCTACGGCTCCAAGGCCGTCGGTGAGCCTCCCCTCATGCTGGCCTTCTCGGTACGCGAGGCACTGCGCCAGGCCGCCGCC